In Betaproteobacteria bacterium, the following proteins share a genomic window:
- a CDS encoding TRAP transporter small permease subunit — MRKALDRLYDAAAWVAAFFMVGVLLMVLASVVGRLAGFNLRGSDAYAGYCMAAAAFLALAHTLKRGEHIRVSLFLERFGQRVSRALELWSHAAGSCFCLVLALFCVRLVWQSYTFNDVSQGNDATPLWIPQIAMAAGAIVLAVAMLDDFVLHVRRRHPRTSAEARAELKLME, encoded by the coding sequence GTGCGCAAGGCGCTCGATCGGCTTTACGACGCCGCTGCCTGGGTCGCGGCGTTTTTCATGGTGGGCGTGCTCCTGATGGTGCTCGCGAGCGTGGTCGGGCGCCTGGCCGGGTTCAACCTGCGCGGCTCCGACGCCTACGCGGGCTATTGCATGGCCGCCGCGGCCTTTCTCGCGCTGGCGCACACGCTCAAGCGCGGCGAGCACATCCGCGTGAGCCTCTTCCTCGAACGCTTCGGGCAGCGCGTTTCCCGCGCCCTCGAGCTCTGGTCCCACGCCGCGGGCAGTTGCTTTTGCCTGGTGCTGGCGCTCTTCTGCGTGCGCCTCGTCTGGCAGTCGTACACGTTCAATGACGTGTCGCAGGGAAACGATGCCACCCCTCTCTGGATTCCGCAGATCGCGATGGCGGCCGGGGCGATCGTGCTTGCCGTGGCGATGCTCGATGACTTCGTGCTGCACGTCCGCCGTCGCCATCCTCGCACCAGCGCGGAGGCCAGGGCGGAACTGAAGCTCATGGAGTAG
- a CDS encoding TRAP transporter large permease subunit: MDFLITAVLIAFLFALLASGVWIGLALLGVAWIGMELFTSRPVGDAMAVTVWGSMSSWTLTALPLFLWMGEILFRTKLSEDMFRGLAPWLQKIPGRLLHANIIGCTIFAAVSGSSAATCATIGKMTLPELKRRGYPEDMTIGTLAGAGTLGLLIPPSIIMIVYGVTAEVSITKLFIAGVLPGLLLAGLFMGYTVVWSLLNAGRIPPADAPLSFLQKISTSRHLIGPVALIALVLGSIYVGVATATEAAALGVVGSLALSWTQGSMNRRVFGESLMGATRLYCMIALILAGAAFLTLSMGYIGLPRHLAEFITGLGLSPFWLLAWLMVFFIVLGCFLDGISMVVLTMGVILPTIEKAGLDLIWFGVFIVLVVEMAQITPPVGFNLFVLQGMTKKQIPWIARVTLPLFLLMVVAVGLIYFFPGIVTWLPSKMGN; the protein is encoded by the coding sequence ATGGACTTCCTCATCACCGCCGTCCTCATCGCCTTCCTCTTCGCGCTGCTCGCGAGCGGAGTGTGGATCGGTCTCGCGCTCCTGGGGGTGGCCTGGATCGGCATGGAGCTCTTCACCAGCCGCCCCGTGGGCGACGCCATGGCCGTCACGGTGTGGGGCTCGATGTCCTCCTGGACGCTCACGGCGCTGCCGCTCTTCCTCTGGATGGGCGAGATCCTGTTCCGAACGAAGCTCTCCGAGGACATGTTCCGCGGCCTCGCGCCGTGGCTGCAGAAGATCCCGGGGCGGCTCCTGCACGCCAACATCATCGGCTGCACGATCTTCGCCGCGGTGTCGGGCTCCAGCGCGGCCACGTGCGCCACCATCGGCAAGATGACGCTGCCCGAACTCAAGCGGCGGGGCTATCCGGAGGACATGACCATCGGGACGCTGGCCGGCGCGGGGACGCTGGGGCTCCTCATCCCGCCCTCGATCATCATGATCGTCTACGGCGTGACGGCCGAGGTCTCGATCACCAAGCTCTTCATCGCGGGCGTGCTGCCGGGACTGCTGCTGGCCGGGCTCTTCATGGGCTACACCGTCGTGTGGTCGCTCCTGAATGCCGGGCGTATCCCGCCGGCGGATGCGCCGTTGTCTTTCCTGCAGAAGATCTCCACGTCGCGCCACCTCATCGGCCCGGTCGCCCTCATCGCGCTGGTGCTGGGGTCCATCTACGTCGGCGTCGCGACGGCGACCGAGGCCGCGGCGCTGGGTGTGGTGGGCTCGCTCGCGCTGTCATGGACGCAGGGCTCGATGAACCGGCGCGTGTTCGGCGAGAGCCTCATGGGCGCCACGCGCCTTTACTGCATGATCGCGCTGATCCTCGCGGGCGCGGCCTTCCTCACGCTCTCCATGGGCTACATCGGCCTGCCGCGCCACCTGGCGGAATTCATCACCGGCCTGGGCCTGTCGCCCTTCTGGCTGCTCGCCTGGTTGATGGTGTTCTTCATCGTCCTGGGCTGCTTTCTCGACGGCATCTCCATGGTCGTGCTCACCATGGGGGTGATCCTGCCCACCATCGAGAAGGCCGGGCTCGACCTCATCTGGTTCGGCGTCTTCATCGTGCTGGTGGTGGAGATGGCGCAGATCACCCCGCCCGTGGGCTTCAACCTCTTCGTGCTGCAGGGCATGACGAAGAAGCAGATCCCGTGGATCGCGCGCGTGACCCTCCCGCTCTTCCTGCTGATGGTGGTTGCCGTCGGGCTGATCTACTTCTTCCCCGGCATCGTCACCTGGCTGCCCTCGAAGATGGGGAACTGA
- a CDS encoding response regulator transcription factor: protein MIHVVDDEEPIRDALAWLLRSRDLDCRAFASGEDFLAYLATGEADPAAPAAVLLDVRMGRISGTELFERVRSEGRFSAWPVVFLTGHGDVPMAVEALKQGAFDFVEKPFNDNSLVDRLVAALDESRRRLDAAREAFLREERLATLTSREREVLDLIVEGHYNKVIADRLGIAMRTVEVYRARVFEKMGVKSAVELARLFGEGN, encoded by the coding sequence ATGATCCACGTCGTCGACGACGAGGAACCGATCCGCGACGCGCTGGCGTGGCTGCTGCGCTCGCGCGACCTCGATTGCCGAGCCTTTGCCTCGGGAGAGGATTTCCTCGCCTACCTCGCGACCGGCGAGGCCGACCCAGCCGCCCCCGCGGCGGTGCTGCTCGACGTGCGCATGGGCAGGATCAGCGGCACCGAACTCTTCGAGCGCGTGCGCTCCGAGGGCCGGTTTTCCGCGTGGCCGGTGGTCTTCCTCACCGGGCACGGCGACGTGCCCATGGCGGTGGAGGCGCTCAAGCAGGGCGCGTTCGACTTCGTCGAGAAGCCGTTCAACGACAATTCTCTCGTGGACCGGCTCGTGGCCGCGCTCGACGAGTCGCGGCGGCGCCTCGACGCGGCCCGCGAGGCATTCCTTCGCGAGGAACGGCTGGCCACCCTCACGTCCCGGGAACGCGAGGTGCTCGACCTCATCGTCGAGGGGCACTACAACAAGGTGATCGCCGACCGGCTGGGAATCGCGATGCGGACGGTCGAGGTCTACCGCGCGCGCGTCTTCGAGAAGATGGGTGTCAAGAGCGCGGTGGAACTCGCGCGCCTCTTCGGCGAGGGGAACTGA
- a CDS encoding PAS domain S-box protein, translating into MILLLGATSFLLTLSDSQERAEAQNELVTDSLWVRQSLQFQFEREAEALGLIAADQGNKRLSRAALEARLQVFLRRGRESLVVAWTGPTLAPSMSLTDPSFASMDPLDAVPPAVIEAAMARALREGEAVFSAPFAAPWGAGLVLVAPVNGEPRTFLVAVYWLERLLEEMVPWSFAQSHEVTIGDVTGTVRARRASAGRGRGVYTHQAPLEIPGSTLILGTNSLKGPPDWITNVIRGGTVVLALLLFWSLWALWRDVQRRVAAEHRLREEVAFRRAMGDSAVIGLRARDLGGRVTFVNPAFCRMVGLPEEGLVGYGPPMPYWIPERTDEYRRRVEEVLSGQASTAPFETVFQRANGERFPVVIYDAPLRDADGRQTGWMSSIIDATEEKQAEERERVQHERLQTAARLTTMGEMASSLAHELNQPLGAIASYLAGSLNLIERGGATAEELGPALAKASQQAQRAGQVIRRVHEFVRKREPQRAVLEAAKLIEECRALVELQARRSEVQISVQSEPGVPAIVGDAVMLEQVILNLTRNAIEAMAEVEPGRRLLVIGAKPGEGGGACIVVRDYGAGIPDSVAGQLFSTFFTTKPDGMGMGLSICRSIVEAHGGRLGFERLDLGTEFRMHFPAP; encoded by the coding sequence GTGATTCTCCTTCTTGGCGCGACCTCGTTTCTCCTGACCCTGTCCGATTCCCAGGAACGCGCCGAGGCGCAGAACGAGCTCGTGACCGACTCCCTGTGGGTGAGGCAGTCGCTGCAGTTCCAGTTCGAGCGCGAGGCGGAGGCCCTGGGCCTGATCGCCGCGGACCAGGGCAACAAGCGGCTTTCCCGCGCCGCGCTCGAGGCACGGCTGCAGGTCTTCCTGCGCCGCGGACGCGAATCCCTCGTGGTGGCATGGACGGGACCGACGCTCGCGCCATCGATGAGCCTCACCGATCCGTCATTCGCGAGCATGGACCCCCTGGACGCCGTTCCGCCCGCCGTGATCGAGGCTGCCATGGCGCGCGCCCTGCGCGAGGGCGAGGCGGTATTCAGCGCGCCATTCGCGGCGCCGTGGGGTGCAGGGCTCGTGCTGGTGGCACCGGTCAATGGCGAGCCGCGCACCTTCCTCGTGGCGGTCTACTGGCTCGAGCGCCTGCTCGAGGAAATGGTGCCCTGGTCCTTCGCGCAGTCCCATGAAGTGACGATCGGCGACGTGACCGGCACCGTCCGCGCGCGCCGGGCATCGGCCGGCCGGGGACGCGGGGTGTACACCCACCAGGCGCCGCTCGAGATCCCCGGCTCGACGCTCATCCTCGGCACCAACAGCCTCAAGGGGCCGCCCGACTGGATCACCAACGTGATCCGCGGCGGCACCGTGGTGCTTGCGCTCCTGCTCTTCTGGAGCCTGTGGGCGCTGTGGCGCGATGTGCAGCGCCGCGTCGCCGCCGAGCACCGACTGCGCGAGGAGGTGGCGTTCCGCCGGGCGATGGGGGATTCGGCCGTGATCGGCCTGCGGGCGCGCGACCTCGGCGGGCGGGTGACCTTCGTGAACCCCGCTTTCTGCCGTATGGTGGGGCTTCCCGAAGAGGGGCTCGTGGGGTACGGTCCGCCGATGCCCTACTGGATTCCGGAGCGCACGGACGAATACCGGCGCCGCGTCGAGGAGGTGCTGTCGGGGCAGGCGAGCACGGCGCCTTTCGAGACGGTCTTCCAGCGCGCGAACGGGGAGCGCTTCCCCGTGGTCATCTACGACGCGCCGCTGCGCGACGCCGACGGCCGGCAGACCGGCTGGATGAGCTCCATCATCGACGCGACCGAGGAGAAGCAGGCCGAGGAGCGGGAGCGCGTGCAGCACGAGCGACTGCAGACGGCCGCGCGCCTCACCACGATGGGGGAGATGGCCTCGTCGCTCGCCCACGAGCTCAACCAGCCTCTCGGGGCCATCGCGAGCTACCTGGCAGGGTCCCTCAACCTCATCGAGCGCGGGGGCGCGACCGCGGAGGAACTGGGGCCCGCTCTCGCCAAGGCGAGCCAGCAGGCGCAGCGCGCCGGCCAGGTGATCCGGCGCGTGCACGAGTTCGTGAGGAAGCGGGAGCCGCAGCGCGCGGTGCTGGAGGCCGCGAAACTCATCGAGGAGTGCCGCGCGCTGGTCGAACTGCAGGCGCGCCGCTCGGAGGTCCAGATCAGCGTCCAGTCGGAGCCCGGGGTGCCCGCCATCGTCGGCGATGCGGTGATGCTGGAGCAGGTGATCCTGAACCTCACGCGAAACGCGATCGAGGCCATGGCCGAGGTCGAGCCGGGCCGGCGCCTGCTCGTGATCGGCGCGAAGCCGGGCGAGGGCGGCGGCGCGTGCATCGTGGTGCGGGACTACGGCGCCGGCATCCCCGACTCCGTGGCGGGCCAGCTCTTCTCGACCTTCTTCACCACCAAGCCCGACGGCATGGGCATGGGGCTTTCCATCTGCCGCTCCATCGTGGAGGCGCACGGGGGGCGGCTGGGCTTCGAGCGGCTCGACCTGGGCACGGAATTTCGCATGCATTTCCCCGCCCCATGA
- a CDS encoding TRAP transporter substrate-binding protein has translation MKRRTLIAAAISAAFMLAGGTAFAQQPIVIKFSHVVANETPKGKGADYFKKIAEERTKGRVKVEVYPNSQLYKDKEEMEALSLGAVQMLAPSLAKFGPLGVPAFEVFDLPYIFDNYEELHKVTTGPAGAALLARLEPKGIKGLAYWDNGFKVMSANKALKMPADFKGLKMRIQSSKVLDAQMRALGANPQVMAFSEVYQALQTGVVDGTENPPSNLYTQKMHEVQKFVTLSNHGYLGYAVIVNKKFWDSLPADIRTTLEGAMKDATKYANDIAKKENEEALEAVKKSGKSQFITLTPEEKKAWKKALVKVHQESEARIGKDLIQSIYKETGFDPSKL, from the coding sequence ATGAAGCGCAGGACTCTCATCGCCGCGGCCATCTCGGCCGCATTCATGCTCGCGGGTGGCACCGCATTCGCTCAGCAGCCCATCGTCATCAAGTTCAGCCACGTCGTCGCCAATGAAACGCCCAAGGGCAAGGGCGCCGACTACTTCAAGAAGATCGCCGAGGAGCGCACCAAGGGCCGCGTGAAGGTCGAGGTTTACCCCAACAGCCAGCTGTACAAGGACAAGGAGGAAATGGAGGCCCTGAGCCTGGGCGCGGTGCAGATGCTCGCCCCGTCGCTGGCCAAGTTCGGCCCGCTGGGCGTGCCCGCCTTCGAGGTCTTCGACCTGCCCTATATCTTCGACAACTACGAGGAATTGCACAAGGTGACGACGGGCCCGGCGGGCGCGGCGCTCCTCGCCCGGCTCGAACCCAAGGGCATCAAGGGCCTCGCATATTGGGACAACGGCTTCAAGGTGATGAGCGCCAACAAGGCGCTCAAGATGCCGGCCGACTTCAAGGGCCTCAAGATGCGCATCCAGTCCTCCAAGGTGCTCGACGCCCAGATGCGCGCGCTCGGCGCCAACCCGCAGGTGATGGCCTTCTCGGAGGTGTACCAGGCGCTGCAGACGGGCGTGGTGGACGGCACGGAGAACCCGCCCTCCAACCTCTATACCCAGAAGATGCACGAGGTGCAGAAATTCGTCACCCTCTCCAACCACGGCTACCTCGGGTACGCGGTCATCGTGAACAAGAAGTTCTGGGACAGCCTCCCCGCCGACATCCGCACCACGCTCGAAGGCGCCATGAAGGACGCGACCAAGTACGCCAACGACATCGCCAAGAAGGAGAACGAGGAAGCGCTCGAGGCGGTGAAGAAGAGCGGCAAGTCGCAGTTCATCACGCTCACGCCCGAAGAGAAGAAGGCCTGGAAGAAGGCGCTGGTGAAGGTGCACCAGGAATCCGAAGCGCGCATCGGCAAGGACCTGATACAGTCCATCTACAAGGAAACGGGCTTCGACCCGTCCAAGCTGTAG
- a CDS encoding TRAP transporter small permease, whose translation MLKVLDHLEEWLIALLMASATIIIFVAVVHRYATGIPIPGLQDRLLAINMSWAQELCIYMFVWMAKFGAAYGVRTGIHVGVDVFINQLGGRKRAFFVLFGLLAGALFTSIVATLGAHFVWEMAHTDQVSPDLEVPAWIPYLAIPLGSSLMCFRFLQVAWAFFRTGELPHHDHGHVEGVDEVTVEDIIPVMVTPDLHPKEVLPRNRDGGKP comes from the coding sequence ATGCTTAAGGTGCTCGATCACCTCGAGGAGTGGCTCATCGCGCTCCTCATGGCCTCGGCGACGATCATCATCTTCGTGGCGGTCGTGCATCGCTACGCCACGGGCATCCCCATCCCAGGCCTGCAGGACCGGCTCCTGGCCATCAACATGAGCTGGGCGCAGGAGCTGTGCATCTACATGTTCGTGTGGATGGCCAAGTTCGGCGCCGCCTACGGCGTGCGCACGGGCATCCACGTGGGCGTGGACGTCTTCATCAACCAGCTTGGAGGCAGGAAGCGCGCCTTCTTCGTGCTCTTCGGCCTGCTCGCGGGGGCGCTCTTCACCAGCATCGTCGCGACGCTCGGCGCGCACTTCGTCTGGGAGATGGCGCACACCGACCAGGTCTCCCCGGACCTCGAGGTACCCGCCTGGATCCCGTATCTCGCGATTCCGCTGGGCTCCTCGCTCATGTGCTTCCGCTTCCTGCAGGTGGCCTGGGCGTTTTTCCGCACGGGCGAACTACCGCACCACGACCACGGCCACGTCGAGGGCGTGGACGAGGTGACGGTCGAGGACATCATCCCGGTGATGGTCACGCCCGACCTGCATCCGAAGGAAGTGCTGCCCAGGAACAGGGACGGAGGCAAGCCGTGA
- a CDS encoding TRAP transporter large permease subunit translates to MNATIIFVLLFGLMLTGMPVSISLGLTVLSFLFFMTDVPVEAVALKLFTGIEKFEIMAIPFFILAGNFLTHGGVARRMINFATSMVGHWRGGLGLGAVVACALFAAISGSSPATVVAIGSILLPAMVKAGYPKRFGAGVIASAGGLGILIPPSIVMVMYAVSTNSSIGALFMAGVIPGIVLASMLLGTTWYRAWKNNYPREPKRSWKERLHAFRESVWGLLLIVVVMGGIYTGIFTPTEAAAMSAVYAFFVAVFVYKDMRLKNVRKVLIDSANMSAMLLYIITNAVLFSFLLTNENIPQAIAEWMVSQGLGMIGFLLFVNVLLLLMGNIMEPSSIILITAPILFPIAMKLGVDPVHFGVMITVNMEIGMITPPVGLNLYVASGITKMGITELTIAVWPWLVTMLVFLVMVTYWPPLSIWLPKTLGLM, encoded by the coding sequence GTGAACGCGACCATCATCTTTGTGCTGCTCTTCGGCCTCATGCTCACGGGCATGCCCGTGTCCATCTCGCTCGGCCTCACGGTGCTTTCGTTCCTGTTCTTCATGACGGACGTTCCGGTGGAGGCCGTGGCGCTCAAGCTCTTCACCGGCATCGAGAAGTTCGAGATCATGGCGATCCCGTTCTTCATCCTGGCGGGCAACTTCCTCACGCACGGGGGAGTCGCGCGGCGGATGATCAACTTCGCCACCTCCATGGTCGGACACTGGCGGGGCGGCCTGGGGCTGGGCGCGGTCGTCGCCTGCGCGCTCTTCGCCGCCATCTCCGGATCCAGCCCGGCCACCGTGGTCGCTATCGGCTCCATCCTGCTGCCCGCGATGGTGAAGGCGGGCTATCCGAAGCGCTTCGGCGCAGGCGTCATCGCCTCCGCGGGGGGGCTCGGCATCCTCATCCCACCGTCGATCGTGATGGTGATGTACGCGGTGTCCACGAACAGCTCCATCGGCGCGCTCTTCATGGCGGGGGTCATCCCGGGAATCGTGCTGGCCTCGATGCTGCTGGGCACGACCTGGTACCGCGCCTGGAAGAACAACTATCCCCGCGAGCCGAAGCGCTCCTGGAAGGAGCGCCTGCACGCGTTCCGCGAATCGGTCTGGGGCCTGCTGCTGATCGTGGTGGTCATGGGCGGCATCTACACCGGCATCTTCACGCCGACCGAGGCGGCCGCCATGAGCGCGGTATACGCGTTCTTCGTGGCCGTGTTCGTGTACAAGGACATGCGCCTGAAGAACGTACGCAAGGTGCTCATCGACTCGGCCAACATGTCGGCGATGCTGCTCTACATCATCACCAACGCGGTGCTCTTTTCCTTCCTGCTCACCAACGAGAACATCCCGCAGGCGATCGCGGAATGGATGGTGTCGCAGGGCCTGGGCATGATCGGGTTCCTGCTCTTCGTGAACGTCCTGCTGCTGCTCATGGGCAACATCATGGAGCCCTCGTCGATCATCCTGATCACGGCGCCCATCCTGTTCCCGATCGCGATGAAACTGGGAGTCGATCCGGTTCACTTCGGCGTGATGATCACGGTGAACATGGAAATCGGCATGATCACGCCACCCGTGGGGCTGAATCTCTATGTGGCGAGCGGCATCACGAAGATGGGCATCACCGAGCTCACGATCGCCGTGTGGCCATGGCTCGTGACCATGCTCGTCTTCCTCGTGATGGTCACCTACTGGCCGCCGCTGTCGATCTGGCTGCCGAAGACGCTGGGACTCATGTAG
- a CDS encoding ABC transporter substrate-binding protein: MKLISHHAAALVAALCLAPAAIAAPAPGVTSGEIVIGQDIDLTGSIAVRMKPLMAAADAYIERVNAAGGVHGRRIKVIRTDSANKPDRTKENVKTLVERERVFAMWGISGTGNVAVALPYLTERGVPLVGSTSGADSFYAATHPMLINMKAGYGDEIRRMARHLNDTYMKRVGVIYLDNGFGRQAFKSAEIALKESGLEMVAVAKVKEDSSDLPQAVQAVSKATPSAVMLLTLSGPAPKLIEEYLKSGARPQFLALSIVATDALYKAIGDKARGIIVTQVVPFPFDRSVAISREYGELMRAKGVTEVSHSGMEGLILAKGLVDGLRAAGKDLTRERLIRAFESMRDHDLGGYKLSFSPTDHNGSKFIEITMIGRDGKLVR, encoded by the coding sequence ATGAAGCTCATATCGCACCATGCCGCGGCGCTCGTCGCCGCCCTGTGCCTCGCCCCGGCGGCCATCGCGGCTCCGGCGCCCGGCGTCACCTCCGGCGAGATCGTGATCGGGCAGGACATCGACCTCACCGGCTCGATCGCCGTGCGCATGAAGCCGCTGATGGCCGCGGCGGACGCCTACATCGAGCGCGTGAACGCGGCCGGCGGCGTCCACGGCCGCAGAATCAAGGTGATACGCACCGACAGCGCCAACAAGCCCGACCGCACGAAGGAGAACGTGAAGACCCTCGTCGAGCGCGAGCGCGTTTTCGCGATGTGGGGCATCTCCGGCACCGGCAATGTGGCGGTGGCCCTGCCCTATCTCACCGAGCGCGGCGTCCCCCTCGTGGGGTCGACGTCCGGCGCGGACAGCTTCTACGCCGCGACCCACCCGATGCTCATCAACATGAAGGCCGGCTACGGCGACGAGATCCGGCGCATGGCGCGGCACCTGAACGACACCTACATGAAGCGAGTCGGCGTGATCTACCTCGACAACGGGTTCGGCCGCCAGGCCTTCAAGTCCGCCGAGATCGCGTTGAAGGAAAGCGGCCTGGAGATGGTGGCGGTGGCGAAGGTCAAGGAGGACAGCTCGGACCTCCCGCAGGCCGTGCAGGCGGTTAGCAAGGCAACGCCCTCGGCGGTGATGCTGCTCACGCTCTCCGGGCCCGCGCCGAAGCTGATCGAGGAATACCTCAAGTCGGGAGCGCGCCCGCAGTTCCTCGCCCTGTCCATCGTCGCCACGGACGCGCTGTACAAGGCCATCGGCGACAAGGCCCGCGGGATCATCGTGACACAGGTCGTGCCGTTTCCCTTCGACCGCAGCGTGGCCATCTCGCGCGAGTACGGCGAGCTCATGCGGGCCAAGGGCGTGACCGAGGTCTCGCATTCGGGCATGGAAGGCCTCATCCTCGCCAAGGGCCTCGTCGATGGCCTGCGGGCGGCGGGCAAGGACCTCACGCGCGAGCGCCTAATCCGCGCCTTCGAGAGCATGCGCGACCATGACCTCGGCGGCTACAAGCTCTCCTTCTCGCCCACGGACCACAACGGCAGCAAATTCATCGAGATCACGATGATCGGCCGCGACGGCAAGCTCGTTCGCTAG
- a CDS encoding NRDE family protein → MCLIAIAWQAHPEFPLIVAANRDEWRDRPAVPAHWWQDQPQLLAGRDLQAGGTWMGVTRGRRFAAVTNFRDPSERRSTALSRGTLVAEFLLGTQDPARYLADLASRAGRYNGFNLLVGDERSLLYFGSREAEVRAVEPGVHALSNHLLDEPWPKVSKAREAMRKAIGDGDEPLFAMLSDTATAPDSQLPDTGVGLERERMLSPVLIAGAEYGTRASTVLRAGRDAARLEERTRGASGAVTLAAAFEFAFDR, encoded by the coding sequence ATGTGCCTCATCGCGATCGCCTGGCAGGCCCATCCGGAATTCCCGCTGATCGTCGCGGCCAACCGCGACGAATGGCGCGACCGGCCCGCGGTGCCGGCGCACTGGTGGCAGGACCAACCGCAGCTGCTGGCCGGGCGCGACCTGCAGGCGGGCGGCACGTGGATGGGGGTCACGCGCGGCAGGCGCTTCGCCGCGGTGACGAACTTCCGCGATCCGTCCGAGCGGCGCTCGACGGCGCTTTCCCGGGGCACCCTCGTGGCGGAGTTCCTGCTCGGCACGCAGGACCCGGCGCGATATCTCGCCGATCTCGCCAGCCGCGCCGGCCGGTACAACGGCTTCAATCTCCTCGTGGGAGACGAACGCTCGCTCCTCTACTTCGGCAGCCGCGAGGCCGAGGTGCGCGCGGTGGAGCCCGGCGTGCATGCGCTATCGAACCACCTTCTCGACGAGCCGTGGCCGAAGGTATCGAAGGCACGCGAGGCGATGCGAAAGGCGATCGGCGATGGTGACGAACCGCTCTTCGCCATGCTCTCGGACACGGCCACGGCCCCCGATTCGCAGCTTCCCGACACCGGCGTGGGCCTGGAGCGCGAGCGCATGCTTTCGCCCGTGCTCATCGCTGGCGCCGAGTACGGCACCCGCGCGTCCACCGTGCTGCGCGCGGGCCGCGATGCGGCGCGTCTCGAGGAGCGTACGCGCGGCGCCTCCGGCGCCGTGACGCTCGCGGCCGCGTTCGAGTTCGCTTTCGACCGCTGA
- a CDS encoding threonylcarbamoyl-AMP synthase — MGEGALSADVRACAARLAAGELAGIPTETVYGLGADAANPQAVAKIFALKGRPADHPLIVHLAPEARLEEWAVDIPEQARRLAAAFWPGPLTMILKKSPRVPAIVTGGQDTVGIRCPSHPVAQALLREFARVGSGVVAAPSANRFGHVSPTTAQHVRDEFGPDLLVVDGGACEVGLESTIVDLSRGHPVLLRPGAITREQLARVLGVAPGNRDADAPRASGTLAAHYAPATPVTLVDPVALEAQVAGPGHCAVLAMRPALPRAKAWIAAPSDAARYGHDLYANLRSLDAAGADRILVEAPPRQPAWEAVNDRLARAAAGAEAIEDEP, encoded by the coding sequence CTGGGAGAAGGCGCATTGAGCGCCGACGTTCGCGCCTGCGCGGCCCGGCTCGCGGCCGGTGAGCTGGCCGGCATTCCCACGGAAACCGTCTACGGCCTCGGCGCGGACGCTGCGAACCCGCAAGCCGTCGCGAAGATCTTCGCCCTGAAGGGTCGGCCGGCGGACCATCCCCTCATCGTGCACCTCGCGCCGGAAGCGCGGCTGGAAGAGTGGGCCGTCGACATTCCGGAACAGGCGCGCAGGCTCGCCGCCGCCTTCTGGCCCGGCCCGCTCACGATGATCCTGAAGAAATCGCCACGCGTGCCGGCCATCGTCACCGGCGGGCAGGACACGGTGGGCATCCGTTGCCCGTCGCACCCCGTGGCGCAGGCGCTTCTGCGTGAGTTCGCCAGGGTAGGCAGCGGCGTCGTGGCCGCACCCTCCGCGAACCGGTTCGGCCACGTCAGCCCCACCACGGCGCAGCACGTGCGCGATGAATTCGGCCCGGATCTGCTCGTGGTCGACGGGGGCGCATGCGAGGTGGGGCTGGAATCGACCATCGTCGATCTTTCGCGCGGCCATCCCGTGCTGCTGCGGCCGGGGGCCATCACGCGCGAGCAGCTTGCGCGCGTCCTGGGCGTCGCACCGGGCAACCGCGATGCCGACGCGCCGCGCGCCTCGGGGACGCTCGCCGCGCATTACGCGCCGGCCACGCCGGTGACGCTGGTGGACCCGGTGGCGCTCGAGGCGCAGGTCGCAGGCCCCGGCCATTGCGCCGTGCTCGCGATGCGCCCGGCGTTGCCGCGCGCGAAGGCATGGATCGCGGCGCCGTCGGATGCCGCGCGATACGGGCACGACCTCTACGCGAATCTGCGATCGCTCGATGCCGCGGGCGCCGATCGCATCCTGGTCGAAGCCCCACCCAGGCAGCCGGCGTGGGAGGCGGTGAACGATCGCCTGGCCCGCGCGGCTGCCGGCGCGGAAGCGATCGAGGACGAACCCTAG